TTTGATTCCTTCACATTTGTGCTTGATGTTTCTGCAGCCTTACTTTTTCCATTTTAGCTATATAATTTCTATattatttttatctatctatctatctgtctgtcatgtCTCTCTTATGTGTGTCTGTCTTTATATCTGAGATTAACTATCTCTATATTCATgataaagaatataataaatatcCCATTATGAATATTTTGGTTCCCCGGAATCTTCTGGAAATGGGTGCCTCATCTTCCCTATTGTGGGGACTTGAATTTCAAGGTCCTCAAAACAGGTTTTGAACCACTTACAGACTTTTAGGCTACATTTTGGTCCCTCAAATGTAGCTTTTCGTTTGTACTTCTTttgtcttatatttatatttcttttatttatcctCACTTTTATCTCCATCGCATGAAAAAGCAGGAGGGGCCACGACAGCAAATGACTGAGCTCTCTCCTGGGACTCTGTCTTTTTGCTCAGGGTTGCAGGTTTCCCCCTGTACCACCGCCCCTGCGTCAGATGATGCTCGCGGTCTCAACCTATAAAAGATGCCGGTGTGCCATCCCGActggcactctctctctctctttctctttctctgtcttcccACATCCACATACTTCACTCACTCGGTCTGTGATCTCGACCATTTCAGCATGAGTTATTCCGGCGACATGTACACGAGCAGCTCCTACAGGAAGATTTTTGGAGATGCGCCACGGCGCGTCCCCGTGGGCAGCAGCCCGTCCCGGGTGACGGTGAGTTATCGCTCTGGACCCCAGCAGCAGCACCGCACATACGGCTCTCCATCCCCCATGATTACCTCCTCAAGTTACAGGACCAAACTCGGATCCAGCCGCGGCGGTGGCTTCCAGTCCATGCAGGACAGCGTGGACCTGACGCAGACCACCGCAATCACCAACGAGCTGAAGATCATCCGCACCAACGAGAAGGAGCAGCTGCAGGGCCTGAACGACCGCTTCGTGACGTTCATCGAGAAGGTGCACAACCTCGAGCAACACAACAAAGTTCTGGAGGCGGAGGTCGCGCTGCTGCGCCAGCGCCACAACGAGCCGTCGCGCCTGCACGACCTCTACGAGCAGGAGATCCGCGAGATGCGCGCGCGCGTCGAGGAGCTGACGCACGAGAAGAGCCAGATGCACCTGGACTGCGTGCAGATGAACGAGGCTTTGGAGCGCGTCAAGGAGAAGCTGGACGAGGAGACCCGACTGCGGGAGGAGGCCGAGAACAGCCTGAAGGGATACCGCAAGGACGTGGACGACGCCACCCTGTCCCGCCTGGAGCTCGAGAAGAAAGTTGAGTCCCTGCTGGATGAGATCGCGTTCCTCAGGAAAGTGCACGAGGAGGAGATGCAGGAGTTACAGGCGTCGCTTCAGGCCAGCCAGGTATGAGAAAcctaaatattttatatctaacatataataaaataaaaagattgcaTAGAAAAGAAGCatagaaataaaattattaaaatcatgcAAAGCCAAGTGATGCATATGCTTTAGATGTAATTTAAATCACTATATAAAAATATTCGGTCAATTATTCTAAAATATGCTTTAGATACTATCTGCAAAAATTCAGTAATTTGAGAAGAATTATGAAAAGCATAGAAATATGTTTTGATGTACTATGGTCATTAATATCTCATATTACTGTCTTGCAGTGTCATTCATGACAGTGTGATTTATGCAGTGGCATAAAGATGCAGATCTATGGGAATTAAACTTTTATCAACTTCCTGTAAAATCTAACAAGTTGTGGTTAAGACAGATATATCATGTTTTAGATGGTTTGGTAATTGCTAACATGGTATATATTGGCAAATGTTTTGTCAGGAAACAAAAATGTCCTTTTATTTaaacatgattattattttaaatattattatgtttctatttaaattattatatttatattatagttttatatttaatatgagtgaATCAACCTGACTACACTGGTTTACATGAGTTAAAGTCATTTAAGGTCATATAAGGTAGAAATATCTTTATAAGCTAGCAACTTTTTACTATGTATgataaaaacttatttgaaaagATATGATTATGAAAAGCAtgtaaaaactttgtatttaaaaaatgcaatgaaatgcTATGTTTATTAATAACTCATAGTGTGGGTTTGCGTATCATGACTGTGCAGTGTCATTGAGGGCGGTGTGTGTCTGGGAGAATTTACAGCACTGCAGCTCCGACATTGAGAATCTGACCCTGCACTGCACCATCAGAACGTGCATTTATAATGCCAGTCCCTTCTCTCATGCAACTTTAACATCTAGAGCATCAGACCAAGACAAGAACAAGTACTTAGAGAGGGAGAAATGTATTAAGAGTTAAAAGAAGGTTGTAGGTGATGGGATGTTTAAACTTCCTTACCTCTTGCCAATGGCAGATGACGATGCAGTAGCGCAGGATTTTAGGTGTGGCTGCAGAGTGCAGCAGGACCCCGCACTGCAGCTTACTTGAGAGGGACTGCCTCACTTTAGAATCCCTCAGCTACTTCTGAGAGTATTTCTATACTACAGTAGATAACATTTCCAGCtgagtttcatttaaaaatatcttgGATAAAAGTAATAAACTTCCCTTCAGTGTTatgtctaaaaataaaaaattggaatGTAACTGATGTAAGCTGATGCTCATCATGCATTGATTGTTGTTCTCTGCGTGTGGTTGATGAATTGCTGTTGCATCCCGTGAAAGTGTTCAGGCAGCTTCATCTTTCATTGTGCATTAAAACCCCTGAGTCTGCACTCCAGCCCGCAGCCCCAAGGGCTCAAAACTTCATTACCACACATTACACTCAAAGACTGATTAAATGTGCCATGGACAACATTAGCACAGCATATATCAGCTCTACTGCTTTTTCACTGCCAGTGCAACTTCACTAACTGATGGACATTGGTTTATTGATTACATTCACTGGAAACCTGTTTATGTATCAGTATATTCAAATGATTACTGACACATTTGAGCAACTTTCTATATATGTACAGAATGTCTCATATTTATACTTTATGTATAGCTGTAATTTACTTTCCCTTAAGCTCAAATGTAAACGAGTTGTCAAGGGAAGTAATTATTCATTAGAAATTAATAATGAATCAGCAACTAAATTGCCGTTTCCAAACCAGATCAATACTAGTCAATGTTATGAATTAAAGACTATTTATGGTATTCAACACCATCGAAAAGTTTCAGgagtactgttttctattttaaaatattgtcaaatgtaatttattcatgtgataaaACTGAGTCTTTAGTGTCccatgatcctgcagaaatcattctgatatgctgagttgctgctcaagaaatatttcttcattattatcaatgttgtgcgtcgtaatatatttgtggaaactgtgatacagttTCAAGTATTCTTTTAAGAACAGTATTTCTTTGAAATAGAAcatttttgaaacattataaatgtcacttttgattaatttaattcatcCGTCGTAAAGTAgaaattaaatatagaaaaaatCTTACATTTTGGAATGGTAGTGTAATCCTATTTTGGCTGTCAACAACCTATCAATATTTTTTAAGATCAGGCTGTATAATAGTGTTATTAGATTATTAGCATTAgacttatattttaatgttagatTTATATTAAATCTGACattatatgatatattttaaCAATTAGTTTGTTGACTGTTTTTCATGCTCAGGTGTCTGTTGAGATGGACGTCAGTAAGCCTGACCTTGCAGTGGCCCTGAAGGACATTCGTGCCCAGTACGAGTCTCTCTCTGCCCGGAACCAGCAGCAGGCGGAGGAATGGTACCACTCTAAGTTCACTACTGTAACTGAGCAAGCAGTGCGTAACAACGACGCTCTGAAGCAGACCAAGGATGAGCTGTTTGAGTACCGCAGACAGCTGCAGGCCCGCACGCTGGAGATCGAGGCCCTGAGAACCCATAATGAGGCCTTAGAGAGACAGCTGGCAGACATGGAGGACAGCCACAACAACGAGATCGGCGAGCTACAGGTGAGTGCATACATACATTAGTGGCCACTAGTAAATTTGCTCCTATTCTtcatttttctaattttattttatatatatatatgtgtgtgtgctttacaATGGCTCTCAAAGTTTTTGACCCtgctttaataaaatacattttctaatggttttcaaaaaaaattcaTTAGATGTCCTATCAGAATTGTGTTCTTGGAGACATAAAAGTCTTGTTTGCACTGTAGGACACTATTCAGCAGCTGGAATCTGCTCTGAGGAGCACAAAAGGTGAGATGTCCCGCCACCTGCGCGAATACCAGGACCTGCTGAATGTCAAGATGGCACTGGACATTGAGATCGCAGCCTACCGGTCAGACTCAAAACTAATTGCATTTGATGTAATCATCTTTTAGTGTCTTTTATCAGTGTTCCATATTTATCCATATATGGTCGTtcccaacaggaagttgctgGAAGGTGAGGAATGCCGTCTGAGCTCAGTGGGCGGAGCCATGCTGCAGTCTGCCTACTCTTATCCATCGAGCCGCACTTATGCTCTAAGCACCTACAGAAAGGTCGAAGCCAAACCTGAaacagaggaagaagaagagcaagaagaggaggaggagaaggaagaagaagaaggagaggAGGAGGGAGGAGAGGAAGGAAAGGAGGCCGAGGAAGGAGAAGAACAGGAGGAAGGACACGAGGAGGAGGAAGAACaggaggatgagaaggaaaaggaaaaagTTGATGAGAAGAaggaaaaggaagaaaagaaGAGCCCAAAGGAACAGAAAGAGAAtgagaaggagaaagagaaagaaaaggaaaaggagaaagagaaggaaaaggaGAAGAAGAGCGATAGCAATAAGGCAGACAGCAAGAGTGAAAAGGGCGAAAAGGCTGCTGAGGTCAAGAGCAAGTAAAGCTGCGTACCATCACCGATCTGCTATACTGCTatacttcactcactcacactccgTGTCCTCCTTACCTCCCTGGCCCTCTGCCAAATTCACATCAACACACAACACCACCACCAAACTAACATCATCCACCCATCTTCACTTTCATTTCACTAGGTATGGCTGATTTCATCTACTGATGTATCAGGATCTCTGCGGGAAAAGCAATGAGTCAGTAAATGGAATGCTGGCTAATTTTCTGTATAGCACTCAAGAGATTAAACAGCATCTGTGCAGAGAGTATATGaagtagttcagccaaaaatggtaattttgtcatcatttactttcttTCAAAAAGAGATATTAGGCAGAAAGTTGGAGTTTGTGTTTTTTAATACAACAGAAGTGCATGCTGAGTAAACTTCAGAGCTCATTGAAGTATCATAATTATTGTTCGTGCAATTTGTGCAAGTCTTCTGATGTTGTATGATTTGTGTGACGTAACTTCTGAAATATAATCTTCATATATCACTTGCTTTCAAAACATAAACTGATTGTTCACCcggaaatgaaaatgttgtcatcatttagtcTGTCATTCTAAAACCATTAGACTTTGGTCAATCCAGGTAACTTAAACTTAAAAGATCCAGAAAAGGTTAAGGCTTCATAATGgtgattaaatgatcacagaattttcatttttgggtcaagaCCTAGCAGAAAAAaaagtgccatttttttttttattcaacgcAAATGAAAGTGAGATTTTTGACTTCATATAGAccgcttttttgttttgttttgggtgGGGGTTGGCAGTAAAAACCATCATGCACTTCTGTTATAAGGAACATAAGAACTTTACGTTTACGTCTTTGTGTTTTACTAAAGAAAAGACAATAATATGGGATCAAAATGACATTAGGGAGTGTAAATGATGgcaaaatgtttctttttcacaTCAAGACAGCAAAGACCCCCGTCACACTTGGTGTTCATGTGCCATTATTGCCAGTAGTGCATGACAGCACAAGGAAAGGTGATCCAAATGCACAGGCAATCGGTGCAAATGGACCAAGTTTGCAGGTTCCAACCTCTCGGtgctatttgatttaaaaaataaatgagtttGGACTTGGAAGAGGTAATTATTCATAGAGCAAAAGCAAATCCATTATATAGAGCTTTCACTTGAGTCCTGATATTTCACGAGCCTAGCACAGGGACAGGCCACCTCTCCTGATTTTCCAGCAATTTAAGAGCATCTATACCCACATGATTGAAAGTGTCCAAGTTCATTTAAATAAGTTCACTCATAGGGGAAAGAATGTTTCATTCACATTCTCATGCAAAGCATTTTTTGAACATTAAttaatgcatccatccatccatttatggTTTCCTTAATTGCACTGGTCACAGCCCGGGCAAACGACGCAGCATGGAGTTCAACGAGGTTGATGagataaaagattaaatatttatgGATTTCTTGGGGAGGGTTTCAGCATTTAGATTTGGGAGAGAAGAGTGCATTGTGCTTCTGTAGTCTGGGAAAATCCTTCTGCAATATAGATTCTGACGCTTTAGAGACGATTGCTGCTAAATATCCCTCTATTCCTTCCTGTGTTCAAAAATGACCTCCTCTTGATCGATTCATTCTTGCTGGAGCGGATCTCTGTTTCTGAAGTAAATCTTCCTCTCCATCCTGATCTCTTTACGTATATTTCTTATTCTCTCTTTCCCAGTGTCTCTTTCCAACATTTTCTTTCTAATCCGTGGCATGGTTTCCttctaaaatgtgtaaaattttcctgtgtttagcccttttatttttgtgtttctgCTTTGTGTTTGAAATTCGTTATATGTCCGGGCcactttttttgtgaaaagaaTATGAAGACTACTTTTACAACCATTAGGATTTGTGACTCCCTTACACAATTCTTATTAGTGTAATGCATCTGGACATTTTACTTGTCTTATTTCTCATTacttttcttaatattatcatatattttactgtattacagtaaaataaaaattatgacaaaaataatatttacagtattttactataATACTTGGTATGTTTTatagtaaaaatgctgtaaaattgtattaaattaaattattttattggcaTTACAACAATGGCTACCATGATGTATAAATGCTTTACCATTTAAATAAAGCATACATTTCTATCACTTTATAGTAGTTGGAACAGGGAGGAAGGTCTTTCATTTTAATGGACATTTTTATACcaaaatacagtaacattttctttatgcacaatttttttttttggcttaaatATGGTCTTGGGCATGCTCTGGACCCCAACTGAAAAAAGAAGCATGAGTCTGTGTACattgttttttaagtttgttgttgttgttcctgcTGTAAACACCTGTGTTTGTCTGCAGCACTGCAGCTGGTGGTGATGGATCCAGTTCTCTTCTCTTCCTGCAGGTGACGGGCAGGCAATAGAGAGAGCAGAGGGGTCATAGACAGTCACACCAACAGCCAATGTGAAGGGATATTAACCCTTAAATATTTCTTCTTACATAAACCTTTGTGCATATACAAAGTTTAATATCTGCCCACAGAATACGGTTCTGTGTTTACCAGAATTGTAGAATTGTTTTATTAAAGCTTGGAGGAAATTGGTGAATTGTGGTGAAGGTGATATTAAAGCAAATTTACTGCAAGATTTGACCAAATTTTTGCAGCGAATTTAAAAGAGTAAAAGGAATGAAAAGCAAGATTTCCAACAAATGTGATAAAAACAAACGTGAAAAAGTACAGATCATTCATGAAATGAATCAGTCAAGAGGAGGCTCAGTTTGCATGGCCTGATTCACTTGGAGCTTGACAATATGAGGGGGTGGGATAGATTTGCTtgatgtgtgtataaatgtacgTAAATGCCTTAATCATGAATCTAAACTGCTTAAAAGAGTCCTCATGTTTTCTGCATCTCAGCACTGTTTCAGAGATGGTTCGGGAGTGAAGACACTTTAACTGTATGGCTGCTAACTGATACAGTGGTGTTCCCCTAAAGCCAAATAAAACCATTTATCAACTAAACGTACCATACACTGCCTCTTTGTCTCCGATCGATGTGTTATATCAAACGAACACACCTATACACACACTATTCAGAAACAGAGTCAAATAATTGTCACTTGGCAATTGTGGGAGGTAAGCAAACAAATATAAAagctattactttttttttttttaaagaagcaggTCAGTTGTCTTCAATGTAGAGATAGCTTTTGttgtttataaaaaagaaataaaaaagaaatgagtCAAGTCAAACTATAAACTGTTAAGTGGAGAAAGTGCAATGCGCACTGCATTTCAGAAAAAATCTCTGTCCACACTATACTACCGAAAACATGTCACATGACAATTCATGCACACTGGGCATGCGAGAAAAAATTGTAGTAAAGTTGGTTTCTAGTCACTGGCAGGTACAACAGTGAGCAAGATGTAGAGGAAAAGCAAGGATGTCTTTGTTGCCGACTTCTCTAAGCACAGCTTGTCTCTTACAGTAAACAGCTGCTGTATTAGATAAGAATGAATTTTGCCTGGAGCCAGGAAAGTTTGCAGTTTGGCCACATGTCTCTCAAAACACACCCTAAACCTCACAGTCCTCCTCAGAGTCCACTTTCATGACATAATGGCACTTTGACTGTTGTATAAAAGTCTGTTGCAGAGCTTGTCTCAGTGCGGGCTCGGTAGAAGTATACATCGAGAGCACATAGCAACCTCAAGCAACCCTCAATCACCCTCTGAATCCCTTTGAAGCTCTCACTCCGACGTTTTAACTCCTTTGAGGGGGCATAGGGTGAGCCCTTCTGAATGGAACACAGGGCCTATGGCAGGGATGGGAAACTCTGATAGTGCCCTATGATCTTGGTGGACTTAACAGACAAGTGCATGTGAAGTGTGCAAATTGGGACAGGGCCAATGATGTTTTGCAATGAAGGTCACTTTGGTCACTTTTTTAATAAAGTAGATTTTCATTGATCAGCATTGCAAATCTACGAGGGGATCTTTTTTGCATGATTCCTTTtcaaatgactggattttgctaAAGGGAATTTGATTTTGCTCAAGCAACAGTAAACGTAGTAAAAGTGAAAGCTTTAGAATGAGCTGAATGAGATTTTCATAGTTTGCAGTTATACTCGTACCTCTTGCCAATCAATAATATTTTCAGAAGTTTAAGGCAACACCATTTAACTTTTGCTCCGTTTCCCCATGTTGTTGATAAGCGCAATTGTCTGTTAGTTGTAAATAATGTCGCAGTATACAGTACATCAGACACTGTCATAAGTTTATAAGGCTGTAAAATAACAGAGCCTCTTTATTTGAATTACCGTTCAGACGTGAAATACAGTAGACTGGGGAAATGTTTTTGGATCTTAGGATTTTAAACAAACATGGTACAGCTCGCACCACAGAGTGTATGTCCGTCAGATATTGATTCATGTTGCtgctgtttgcactacaaaccaatgTATTCGTGgataatcagaggtggaaagagtacaaaaatattctactcaagtaaaagtaccattacattaatgaaattttacttaagtacaagtaaaagtaccagtctaaaaaatcaactcaagtaaaagtaaaaagtagctcatttaaaatttactcagagtaaaaattacttagttacattttaacagtgggagggagtcaaaaatgggacaggccaaggttgtcaaactcagttcctggagggccacagtcctgcacagtttagatataaccctaattaaacacacctgatccagctaatctaatcatttaggtttatttgaaaactacatgatatgtgtgctggagcagggttagaactaaactctgcagggctacggccctccaggaactgagtttgacacccctgggataggtctattaatctcaaactagttgcttttaattaaaggaatcagttatttagaataataaaacatttgggctgttaccaggcaaatcattatcaacaaactcatcttttcaatacagaggaaatgcaaaagcttcatcggacgtggcatttagatgtatttacacactgtttagtgcaggacaagaatgcatttaacctgcagttacaaatgcatgaataatgttttgatatgccagacataaaatgttgaatgctcatttgaaattataaaaacttaattataaaaaaaaaaaaaatcaaaagatactttaaatgtgaaattaaaatggccagtatgtgtcagcaagtcactgttaataagtgagtcattgcgattgaaccaaatcatttaaacggttgattcattcagaaacgaaacactgtcatgttgctcagagatgcaaaattttgctttggtggctgtgtttggaataaatttttgttgtagaaatagagcaaaaaccggcaatatggtgtctaaaatgcaagtctcttagtttgctgtcctgttgtaaaaaaaaaaaatatatatatatatatatatatatatatatatataaatatatatatataaatataaatatatatttaataaatataaatatataaatatatatatatatatatatatatcattggcggctgctggtctttcaaagaggggaagctcattttcggcctacattataaccctctgatggtcttcatttgtagtgacactcggggtctttttgaccccagacaataacatttcattttgtaatagtaaaatatttaaattttttacaaatataattttactctgttcatttatgtttttactaaactttgtacagtttttggaggatttaaatcttttacatttctataaataaataaatatttatttaaataggctttttttttttttacaaaaaaagaaaaaagcatttcaggtaaaattcacttcataaaatacccagatttctaactttcatacatggggataccatggataattttataaggtttaatgtaagatttttgcccatttttggggaaattcagtttaaaaattgtaataaatcactttaaccactagatggctatagtgtgtgtgtgtgtgtgtgtgtgtgt
Above is a window of Carassius carassius chromosome 4, fCarCar2.1, whole genome shotgun sequence DNA encoding:
- the neff1 gene encoding low molecular weight neuronal intermediate filament, which gives rise to MPVCHPDWHSLSLFLFLCLPTSTYFTHSVCDLDHFSMSYSGDMYTSSSYRKIFGDAPRRVPVGSSPSRVTVSYRSGPQQQHRTYGSPSPMITSSSYRTKLGSSRGGGFQSMQDSVDLTQTTAITNELKIIRTNEKEQLQGLNDRFVTFIEKVHNLEQHNKVLEAEVALLRQRHNEPSRLHDLYEQEIREMRARVEELTHEKSQMHLDCVQMNEALERVKEKLDEETRLREEAENSLKGYRKDVDDATLSRLELEKKVESLLDEIAFLRKVHEEEMQELQASLQASQVSVEMDVSKPDLAVALKDIRAQYESLSARNQQQAEEWYHSKFTTVTEQAVRNNDALKQTKDELFEYRRQLQARTLEIEALRTHNEALERQLADMEDSHNNEIGELQDTIQQLESALRSTKGEMSRHLREYQDLLNVKMALDIEIAAYRKLLEGEECRLSSVGGAMLQSAYSYPSSRTYALSTYRKVEAKPETEEEEEQEEEEEKEEEEGEEEGGEEGKEAEEGEEQEEGHEEEEEQEDEKEKEKVDEKKEKEEKKSPKEQKENEKEKEKEKEKEKEKEKEKKSDSNKADSKSEKGEKAAEVKSK